The Streptomyces sp. NBC_00224 genome has a window encoding:
- a CDS encoding 2'-5' RNA ligase family protein: MTTEPEHMRDHWWWRPGWSVGRSFYTWHLTFEGQPDVHRFAADYRAALGPVGGLDLIPDEWLHLTMQGLGFVGEFPESAATAIEQAARRRLAEVPAFEVTLNAPIVDPEAILVPVRPDAPVRAVRDAIRAAVGDVLPEVPERAEGFTPHVSLGYSHGTGPAEPYVKALATLDVEPARARISHAELILINRDDLMYEWTPFAKVPLG; encoded by the coding sequence ATGACGACAGAACCCGAGCACATGCGTGATCACTGGTGGTGGCGGCCGGGCTGGAGCGTCGGCCGCAGTTTCTACACATGGCACCTGACGTTCGAAGGTCAGCCGGACGTCCACCGCTTCGCGGCCGATTACCGCGCGGCACTCGGGCCCGTCGGCGGCCTCGACCTCATCCCTGACGAGTGGCTGCACCTCACCATGCAGGGCCTCGGCTTCGTGGGCGAGTTCCCCGAGAGCGCCGCGACGGCCATCGAGCAGGCCGCCCGGAGGCGCCTCGCCGAAGTGCCAGCGTTCGAGGTCACCTTGAATGCTCCGATCGTCGACCCGGAGGCGATCCTCGTCCCTGTGCGGCCAGATGCGCCGGTGCGTGCCGTGCGGGACGCGATCCGTGCAGCTGTCGGTGACGTTCTACCGGAGGTCCCCGAGCGTGCTGAGGGGTTCACCCCGCACGTCTCGCTCGGGTACAGCCACGGGACCGGACCGGCGGAACCGTACGTTAAGGCGCTGGCAACGCTGGACGTCGAACCCGCACGTGCCCGCATCAGCCATGCCGAGCTGATTCTCATCAACCGAGACGACCTCATGTACGAGTGGACGCCCTTTGCCAAGGTGCCGCTCGGGTGA
- a CDS encoding DUF4429 domain-containing protein: protein MITIDAHGGTTVTFDGQYLTINRHGFVARATYGKGEKRLHISQISAIQWKPAGPMMNGFIQFTVPGGNEVRGRFGTQTNTAAKDENSVIFAKKQMPEFEKLRAALDAAIAAQHGPQSAPAAPLSVADELTKLNELVQQGLLTPEEFATQKARLLGG from the coding sequence ATGATCACAATCGATGCGCACGGCGGCACCACCGTCACCTTCGACGGCCAGTACCTCACCATCAACCGGCACGGCTTCGTAGCCCGCGCCACCTACGGCAAGGGCGAGAAGCGGCTCCACATCAGCCAAATCAGCGCCATCCAGTGGAAGCCCGCCGGGCCCATGATGAACGGCTTCATCCAGTTCACCGTCCCGGGCGGCAACGAGGTCCGGGGCCGCTTCGGCACGCAGACCAACACGGCTGCCAAGGACGAGAACTCGGTGATCTTCGCCAAGAAGCAGATGCCGGAGTTCGAGAAGCTGCGCGCCGCCCTGGACGCGGCGATCGCCGCGCAGCACGGCCCACAATCCGCACCGGCCGCGCCCCTCTCGGTGGCTGATGAGCTGACGAAGCTCAACGAGCTCGTGCAGCAGGGTCTTCTCACGCCCGAGGAGTTCGCGACGCAGAAGGCCCGGCTCCTCGGCGGGTAA
- a CDS encoding catalase: MSKRVLTTESGAPVADNQNSATAGVGGPILLQDQHLLEKLARFNRERIPERVVHARGSGAYGYFEVTDDVTGLTKADFLSQVGKRTETFIRFSTVADSLGGADAVRDPRGFALKFYTEDGNYDLVGNNTPVFFIKDPIKFPDFIHSQKRDPFTGKQEPDNVWDFWAHAPEATHQITWLMGDRGIPASYRHMNGYGSHTYQWTNEAGEAFFVKYHFKTNQGVRSLSSDQAAELVGKDANSHQTDLLQAIERGVNPSWTLYVQVMPAAEAADYRFNPFDLTKVWPHSDYPLQRVGRLVLDRNPDNVFQEVEQAAFSPNNFVPGIGPSPDKMLQGRLFAYADAHRYRLGVNHTQLAVNAPKATEADNYGRDGLMATRNGRRSDKNYEPNSYAGPSQTDAALSAPLAIAGWTGTHAAPSHVKDDDFFQAGELYRLMSDDEKSRLIANIAGGLSQVSRDDVIEKNLAHFHAADAEYGKRVEEAVRALRED; this comes from the coding sequence ATGTCGAAGCGCGTGCTTACGACCGAGTCCGGCGCCCCCGTCGCCGACAACCAGAACTCCGCCACCGCCGGCGTCGGTGGCCCCATCCTCCTCCAGGACCAGCACCTGCTGGAGAAGCTCGCGCGCTTCAACCGTGAGCGGATCCCGGAGCGCGTGGTCCACGCCCGCGGCTCCGGCGCGTACGGCTACTTCGAGGTGACCGACGACGTCACCGGCCTCACCAAGGCAGACTTCCTCTCGCAGGTCGGCAAGCGCACCGAGACGTTCATCCGCTTCTCCACCGTGGCGGACTCGCTCGGCGGCGCGGACGCGGTCCGCGACCCGCGGGGCTTCGCGCTGAAGTTCTACACGGAAGACGGCAACTACGACCTCGTAGGCAACAACACGCCCGTCTTCTTCATCAAGGACCCCATCAAGTTCCCCGACTTCATCCACTCCCAGAAGCGCGACCCGTTCACGGGCAAGCAGGAGCCGGACAACGTCTGGGACTTCTGGGCGCACGCCCCCGAGGCGACGCACCAGATCACCTGGCTGATGGGCGACCGCGGCATCCCCGCGTCGTACCGCCACATGAACGGCTACGGCTCGCACACCTACCAGTGGACGAACGAGGCGGGCGAGGCCTTCTTCGTGAAGTACCACTTCAAGACGAACCAGGGCGTCCGCTCCCTGTCGTCGGACCAGGCCGCCGAGCTGGTCGGCAAGGACGCGAACAGCCACCAGACCGACCTCCTCCAGGCGATCGAGCGGGGCGTGAACCCGTCCTGGACCCTGTACGTCCAGGTCATGCCGGCCGCCGAGGCCGCCGACTACCGCTTCAACCCGTTCGACCTGACGAAGGTGTGGCCGCACAGCGACTACCCGCTCCAGCGGGTGGGCCGCCTGGTCCTGGACCGCAACCCGGACAACGTGTTCCAGGAGGTCGAGCAGGCCGCGTTCTCCCCGAACAACTTCGTTCCGGGCATCGGCCCCTCCCCCGACAAGATGCTCCAGGGCCGCCTCTTCGCGTACGCGGACGCGCACCGCTACCGCCTGGGCGTCAACCACACCCAGCTCGCGGTGAACGCCCCGAAGGCGACGGAGGCCGACAACTACGGCCGCGACGGCCTGATGGCGACCCGCAACGGCCGCCGCTCGGACAAGAACTACGAGCCCAACTCCTACGCGGGCCCGTCCCAGACGGACGCGGCACTCTCCGCCCCGCTCGCGATCGCGGGCTGGACCGGCACCCACGCGGCCCCGTCCCACGTCAAGGACGACGACTTCTTCCAGGCGGGCGAGCTGTACCGCCTGATGTCGGACGACGAGAAGTCCCGCCTGATCGCCAACATCGCCGGCGGCCTCTCCCAGGTCTCCCGCGACGACGTGATCGAGAAGAACCTCGCCCACTTCCACGCGGCGGACGCCGAATACGGCAAGCGCGTGGAGGAAGCGGTCCGCGCCCTGCGCGAGGACTGA
- a CDS encoding 2-hydroxy-3-oxopropionate reductase: MSNLAGSSQPTRPAIAWIGLGIMGSPMAENLIKAGYSVTGFTLEQDKLDRLAAAGGTAAASIADAVEDADVIITMVPASPQVEAIAYGEAGILANAKQGALLIDMSSITPQTSVDLARNAKEKGVRVLDAPVSGGEAGAIEAVLSIMVGGEKADFDEAKGIFDALGKTIVLCGPHGSGQTVKAANQLIVAVNIQACAEAVVFLEKSGVDLAAALDVLNGGLAGSTVLTRKKDNFLNRNFAPGFRIDLHHKDMGIVTDAARNVGAALPVGAVVAQLVASLRAQGDGGLDHSALLRAVERLSGAQV, from the coding sequence ATGAGCAACCTTGCTGGCTCCTCCCAGCCCACCCGCCCGGCGATCGCGTGGATCGGCCTCGGCATCATGGGCTCGCCCATGGCCGAGAACCTGATCAAGGCGGGTTACTCCGTCACCGGCTTCACGCTGGAGCAGGACAAGCTGGACCGCCTGGCCGCCGCCGGTGGCACCGCGGCCGCCTCGATCGCCGACGCGGTCGAGGACGCGGACGTGATCATCACCATGGTCCCGGCGTCCCCGCAGGTCGAGGCGATCGCCTACGGTGAGGCCGGCATCCTGGCCAACGCCAAGCAGGGCGCCCTCCTGATCGACATGTCCTCGATCACCCCGCAGACCTCGGTCGACCTGGCCAGGAACGCCAAGGAGAAGGGCGTGCGCGTCCTCGACGCCCCGGTCTCCGGCGGCGAAGCCGGCGCCATCGAGGCCGTGCTCTCCATCATGGTCGGCGGCGAGAAGGCCGACTTCGACGAGGCCAAGGGCATCTTCGACGCGCTGGGCAAGACCATCGTGCTCTGCGGCCCGCACGGCTCCGGCCAGACGGTGAAGGCCGCCAACCAGCTGATCGTGGCGGTCAACATCCAGGCGTGCGCCGAGGCCGTGGTCTTCCTGGAGAAGTCCGGGGTGGACCTCGCCGCGGCGCTCGACGTCCTCAACGGCGGTCTGGCCGGCTCGACCGTGCTGACCCGCAAGAAGGACAACTTCCTCAACCGGAACTTCGCGCCGGGCTTCCGCATCGACCTGCACCACAAGGACATGGGCATCGTCACCGACGCCGCCCGCAACGTCGGTGCGGCGCTCCCGGTCGGCGCGGTCGTCGCCCAGCTGGTGGCCTCGCTGCGCGCCCAGGGTGACGGCGGTCTCGACCACTCGGCGCTGCTGCGCGCGGTCGAGCGCCTCTCGGGCGCCCAGGTCTGA
- a CDS encoding TIM barrel protein — translation MAPFLEHGRGSDQRFDVNLSILFTELPLLERPAAAAAAGFTAVELWWPWIETPTPPQAELDALKKALDEAGTQLVGLNFYAGALPGPDRGALSVPGEESDRFRANIEVAADFAASVGCKALNALYGNRVEGADPQVQDALALENLVLAARAADRVGAILLIEALNKPESPLYPLVSAPSAIDVVDKVNAATGLGNAKFLLDIYHLSMNGEDVSQVIEAYADKTGHVQIADNPGRGAPGTGSLPLEALLDQLAKAGYDGWVGLEYKAADAAASFEWLPAEARAAR, via the coding sequence ATGGCCCCTTTTCTTGAGCATGGACGCGGCTCGGACCAGCGCTTCGATGTGAACCTCTCGATCCTCTTCACGGAACTCCCGCTCCTGGAGCGCCCCGCGGCCGCCGCCGCGGCAGGCTTCACGGCGGTCGAGCTGTGGTGGCCCTGGATCGAAACCCCCACCCCGCCGCAGGCCGAGCTCGACGCCCTGAAGAAGGCGCTCGACGAGGCCGGCACCCAGCTGGTGGGCCTGAACTTCTACGCGGGCGCCCTGCCGGGCCCCGACCGCGGAGCCCTCTCCGTACCCGGCGAGGAGTCGGACCGCTTCCGCGCCAACATCGAGGTCGCGGCGGACTTCGCCGCCTCGGTGGGCTGCAAGGCGCTCAACGCGCTGTACGGCAACCGGGTGGAGGGGGCCGACCCGCAGGTGCAGGACGCGCTCGCGCTGGAGAACCTGGTGCTGGCCGCCCGCGCCGCCGACCGGGTCGGCGCGATCCTCCTGATCGAGGCCCTCAACAAGCCGGAGTCGCCGCTCTACCCACTGGTGAGCGCCCCGTCCGCGATCGACGTCGTCGACAAGGTCAACGCGGCGACCGGCCTCGGCAACGCCAAGTTCCTCCTCGACATCTACCACCTGTCGATGAACGGCGAGGACGTCTCCCAGGTCATCGAGGCCTACGCGGACAAGACCGGCCATGTGCAGATCGCCGACAACCCGGGCCGCGGCGCGCCGGGCACCGGCTCGCTGCCCCTTGAGGCCCTCCTCGACCAGCTCGCGAAGGCCGGTTACGACGGCTGGGTGGGCCTGGAGTACAAGGCCGCCGACGCCGCGGCCTCCTTCGAGTGGCTCCCGGCCGAGGCCCGCGCGGCCCGCTGA
- a CDS encoding helix-turn-helix domain-containing protein yields MGAEILGPDQAEPDDVVLSWEGEDVIAVRLPQLSDSLDHILAAMERRHGRPLAELDRRAKQSVVRTLEARGAFSVRHGVETVASALGVSRFTVYNYLNRENAAKGE; encoded by the coding sequence ATGGGGGCGGAGATACTGGGGCCCGACCAGGCCGAGCCCGACGACGTGGTGCTCAGCTGGGAGGGCGAGGACGTCATCGCGGTGCGGCTGCCGCAGCTGTCGGACTCCCTCGACCACATCCTGGCCGCCATGGAGCGCCGCCACGGCCGGCCGCTGGCCGAGCTCGACCGCAGGGCCAAGCAGTCGGTCGTACGGACCCTGGAGGCGCGCGGAGCCTTCTCCGTACGCCATGGGGTGGAGACCGTCGCGTCCGCCCTCGGGGTGAGCCGGTTCACCGTGTACAACTACCTGAACAGGGAAAACGCCGCCAAAGGCGAGTAA
- the uraD gene encoding 2-oxo-4-hydroxy-4-carboxy-5-ureidoimidazoline decarboxylase has protein sequence MTSTSTPGLARFNTSDDSTALAALHEVCASSVWGSKLLARRPYATPDELFTASDAAMAELTAADLEEAMAGHAPIGRPKPGDPTSAREQRGMAGATEELKAEMLELNLAYQDRFGHVFLICATGATGEQMRDAMKARIGNTAEAEREIVRAELGKINRIRLTRLVEAEPEEDKD, from the coding sequence GTGACTTCGACCTCGACGCCGGGCCTCGCCCGGTTCAACACCTCCGACGACAGCACGGCGCTCGCCGCGCTCCACGAGGTGTGCGCCAGCTCGGTATGGGGGAGCAAGCTGCTCGCCCGGCGCCCTTACGCCACCCCCGACGAGCTCTTCACCGCCAGTGACGCCGCCATGGCCGAGCTGACCGCGGCGGACCTCGAAGAGGCGATGGCCGGGCACGCGCCGATCGGGCGGCCGAAGCCCGGCGACCCGACCTCCGCCCGCGAGCAGCGGGGGATGGCCGGCGCCACGGAGGAGCTCAAGGCCGAGATGCTCGAACTCAACCTGGCCTACCAGGACAGGTTCGGCCATGTCTTCCTGATCTGTGCCACCGGGGCCACCGGTGAGCAGATGCGCGACGCGATGAAGGCCAGGATCGGCAACACCGCCGAGGCGGAGCGCGAGATCGTGCGCGCCGAACTCGGGAAGATCAACCGAATCCGGCTGACCCGTCTCGTAGAAGCAGAACCAGAAGAGGACAAGGACTGA
- the uraH gene encoding hydroxyisourate hydrolase, protein MSTATTASVSTHILDTSIGRPAEGVAISLSARSGRDAGWVALGGSATDADGRCKDLPALPEGTTHVRLDFAVETYFEKKQAEAQQDAPRVRDSGAFFPEVAITFAVVPGEHFHVPLLLNPFGYSVYRGS, encoded by the coding sequence ATGAGTACCGCCACCACCGCATCGGTGTCCACGCACATCCTCGACACCAGCATCGGGCGCCCCGCCGAGGGCGTCGCCATCTCGCTCTCGGCCCGCTCGGGCCGCGACGCCGGGTGGGTGGCGCTCGGCGGCTCCGCGACCGACGCGGACGGGCGCTGCAAGGACCTGCCGGCGCTGCCGGAGGGAACGACCCACGTACGGCTCGACTTCGCCGTTGAGACGTACTTCGAAAAGAAGCAAGCCGAGGCGCAGCAGGACGCCCCCCGCGTAAGGGACAGCGGTGCGTTCTTCCCGGAGGTGGCGATCACGTTCGCCGTCGTGCCGGGCGAGCACTTCCACGTACCGCTGCTGCTCAACCCGTTCGGCTACTCCGTTTACCGAGGGAGCTAG
- the pucL gene encoding factor-independent urate hydroxylase translates to MPTILGQNQYGKAENRVVKITRDGDTHHIKDLNVSVALSGDMDDVHYSGSNANVLPTDTTKNTVYAFAKEYGIESAEQFGIHLARHFVTSQEPIHRARIRIEEYSWERIATSDNNSRFIGSDEVNHSFARKGQELRTTQITFDGENWEVVSGLKDLTVMNSTNSEFWGYVKDKYTTLKEAYDRILCTDVSAAWRYNWTSDEDRMPNWEKSYEQAKKHILQAFAETYSLSLQQTLYQMGSRVINSRSEIDEIRFSLPNNHHFLVDLEPFGLKNDNEVYFAADRPYGLIEATILRDGVEPRIPVDMTNL, encoded by the coding sequence ATGCCCACGATTCTCGGCCAGAACCAGTACGGCAAAGCAGAGAACCGCGTCGTCAAGATCACGCGGGACGGCGACACCCACCACATCAAGGACCTGAACGTCTCGGTCGCCCTCTCCGGCGACATGGACGACGTCCACTACTCCGGCTCGAACGCGAACGTCCTGCCGACGGACACCACCAAGAACACGGTGTACGCGTTCGCCAAGGAGTACGGCATCGAGTCCGCCGAGCAGTTCGGCATCCACCTCGCCCGTCACTTCGTGACGTCGCAGGAGCCGATCCACCGGGCGCGCATCCGCATCGAGGAGTACTCCTGGGAGCGCATCGCGACCTCGGACAACAACTCCAGGTTCATCGGCTCGGACGAGGTCAACCACTCCTTCGCCCGCAAGGGCCAGGAGCTGCGCACCACCCAGATCACCTTCGACGGTGAGAACTGGGAGGTCGTCTCCGGCCTCAAGGACCTCACGGTCATGAACTCCACCAACTCGGAGTTCTGGGGTTACGTCAAGGACAAGTACACGACGCTGAAGGAGGCGTACGACCGCATCCTGTGCACCGACGTCTCCGCCGCCTGGCGTTACAACTGGACCAGCGACGAAGACCGGATGCCCAACTGGGAGAAGTCGTACGAGCAGGCCAAGAAGCACATCCTGCAGGCCTTCGCCGAGACGTACTCCCTCTCGCTCCAGCAGACCCTGTACCAGATGGGTTCGCGGGTGATCAACAGCCGCAGCGAGATCGACGAGATCCGCTTCTCGCTGCCGAACAACCACCACTTCCTGGTCGACCTCGAACCGTTCGGGCTCAAGAACGACAACGAGGTCTACTTCGCGGCCGACCGCCCCTACGGTCTGATCGAGGCCACCATCCTGCGGGACGGCGTCGAGCCGCGGATCCCGGTCGACATGACCAACCTCTGA
- a CDS encoding 8-oxoguanine deaminase has product MAPSAAQRIVIENCAIATVDADDTEYASGYLVVADNTIESIGAGRAPEGLTNVVRRIDGTGHLVTPGLVNTHHHFYQWITRGLATDHNLFNWLVALYPTWARIDEQMGRVAAQGSLAMMARGGVTTAMDHHYVYPQNAGDLSGAIIGAASEMGVRFTLARGSMDRSKKDGGLPPDFAVETLDGALSATAETVDRFHDASFGSMTQVAVAPCSPFSVSTELMKQGAELARSKGVRLHTHGSETVEEEQFCKELFGMGPTDYFESTGWLGQDVWMAHCVHMNDSDIAAFARTGTGVAHCPSSNARLAAGIARVPDMLKAGVPVGLGVDGTASNESGELHTELRNALLINRLGAHREAALNARQALRLGTYGGAQVLGRAAEIGSLEAGKLADFVLWKLDTLAHASIADPVTALVFGAAAPVTASFVNGKQIVEDNRLLNVDEDAIARATRDEAQRLARIAAQG; this is encoded by the coding sequence ATGGCACCATCGGCAGCCCAGCGCATCGTCATCGAGAACTGCGCGATCGCGACCGTAGACGCCGACGACACCGAGTACGCCTCGGGGTACCTCGTCGTCGCCGACAACACGATCGAGTCGATCGGCGCGGGCAGGGCCCCGGAGGGCCTTACGAACGTGGTCCGCCGCATCGACGGCACCGGTCACCTGGTGACCCCCGGTCTGGTCAACACGCACCACCACTTCTACCAGTGGATCACGCGCGGCCTGGCCACCGACCACAACCTCTTCAACTGGCTCGTGGCGCTCTACCCCACCTGGGCGCGCATCGACGAGCAGATGGGCCGCGTCGCCGCGCAGGGCTCGCTCGCCATGATGGCCCGCGGCGGTGTCACCACCGCGATGGACCACCACTACGTGTATCCGCAGAACGCGGGCGACCTCTCGGGCGCCATCATCGGTGCCGCGAGCGAGATGGGCGTACGGTTCACCCTCGCCCGCGGCTCCATGGACCGCAGCAAGAAGGACGGCGGACTGCCGCCGGACTTCGCCGTGGAGACCCTGGACGGAGCGCTCTCGGCGACCGCCGAGACCGTCGACCGGTTCCACGACGCCTCCTTCGGCTCGATGACCCAGGTCGCCGTCGCCCCCTGCTCGCCGTTCTCGGTCTCCACCGAACTCATGAAGCAGGGCGCCGAGTTGGCCCGCTCCAAGGGCGTACGGCTGCACACCCACGGGTCGGAGACCGTGGAGGAGGAGCAGTTCTGCAAGGAGCTGTTCGGCATGGGCCCCACCGACTACTTCGAGTCGACCGGCTGGCTCGGCCAGGACGTGTGGATGGCGCACTGCGTCCACATGAACGACTCCGACATCGCCGCGTTCGCCCGCACCGGCACCGGCGTCGCGCACTGTCCGTCCTCCAACGCACGCCTCGCGGCCGGCATCGCCCGCGTCCCCGACATGCTGAAGGCGGGTGTCCCGGTCGGTCTCGGTGTCGACGGAACCGCCTCCAACGAGTCCGGCGAGCTCCACACCGAACTGCGCAACGCGCTCCTGATCAACCGCCTCGGCGCGCACCGCGAGGCCGCCCTCAACGCCCGCCAGGCGCTGCGGCTCGGTACGTACGGCGGCGCCCAGGTGCTCGGCCGCGCGGCCGAGATCGGCTCCCTCGAAGCGGGCAAGCTCGCCGACTTCGTGCTCTGGAAGCTCGACACCCTGGCCCACGCCTCCATCGCCGACCCGGTGACCGCCCTGGTCTTCGGCGCCGCCGCCCCGGTGACGGCGTCGTTCGTCAACGGCAAGCAGATCGTCGAGGACAACCGCCTCCTCAACGTCGACGAGGACGCCATCGCCCGCGCCACGCGGGACGAGGCGCAGCGCCTCGCGCGGATCGCCGCGCAGGGCTGA
- a CDS encoding nucleobase:cation symporter-2 family protein, which yields MAPQPRFRNDAVTPDPASQKHPVDETLPPLKMFTSGLQHVAAMYAGVVAPPMVVGPAVGLTPKETAFLIGASLFTAGLATLLQTLGFWKVGARLPFVNGVSFAGVTPMIAIGKDRGHEGMAVIFGAVIVASVLGFVLAPYFSRLLRFFPPVVTGTVITLIGVSLLPVAFRWAQGGNEAAHDYGSTKNIGMAALTLVIVLALRRLLRGFLQQIAILLGLVVGTLVAVPFGMTSLDAIRGADAVGFPTPFHFGAPHFEAAAIVSMCIVMLVCMTESTADMLALGKIVGRPADERTIEGGLRADTLGSAVSPLFNGFMASAFAQNIGLVAMTKVRSRFVVATGGGILILLGLCPVAASVIALVPLPVLGGAGIVLFGSVAASGIQTLATAALEQGENALIVAAALGIGLIPIAAPTFYDAFPENVRVVLDSGISTGCVVAIVLNLAFNHLGRKASSEESAVLVEPVVAAH from the coding sequence GTGGCCCCGCAGCCCAGGTTTCGCAACGATGCAGTCACTCCCGACCCCGCCAGTCAGAAGCACCCGGTCGACGAGACCCTGCCCCCACTGAAGATGTTCACCAGCGGCCTCCAGCACGTGGCCGCGATGTACGCGGGTGTGGTGGCCCCGCCCATGGTCGTCGGGCCCGCCGTAGGGCTCACCCCCAAGGAGACCGCGTTCCTGATCGGCGCGAGTCTCTTCACCGCCGGGCTCGCCACCCTCCTCCAGACCCTCGGGTTCTGGAAGGTCGGCGCCCGCCTCCCGTTCGTCAACGGCGTCTCGTTCGCCGGTGTCACCCCGATGATCGCCATCGGCAAGGACCGCGGCCATGAGGGCATGGCCGTCATCTTCGGGGCGGTGATCGTCGCCAGTGTGCTCGGCTTCGTGCTCGCCCCGTACTTCAGCAGGCTGCTCCGCTTCTTCCCGCCCGTGGTCACCGGCACCGTGATCACCCTGATAGGCGTCTCGCTGCTGCCGGTCGCCTTTCGCTGGGCGCAGGGCGGCAACGAGGCCGCCCACGACTACGGTTCGACGAAGAACATCGGCATGGCCGCGCTCACCCTGGTGATCGTGCTCGCGCTGCGCAGGCTGCTGCGCGGGTTCCTCCAGCAGATCGCGATCCTGCTCGGCCTGGTCGTCGGCACCCTGGTCGCCGTGCCGTTCGGCATGACCAGTCTGGACGCGATCCGGGGCGCGGACGCGGTCGGCTTCCCCACGCCGTTCCACTTCGGCGCCCCGCACTTCGAGGCCGCCGCCATCGTCTCGATGTGCATCGTGATGCTGGTCTGCATGACCGAGTCGACCGCCGACATGCTGGCGCTCGGCAAGATCGTCGGACGGCCGGCCGACGAGCGGACCATCGAGGGCGGACTGCGCGCCGACACCCTCGGCAGCGCGGTCAGCCCGCTCTTCAACGGCTTCATGGCCAGCGCCTTCGCGCAGAACATCGGCCTGGTCGCGATGACCAAGGTGCGCAGCCGCTTCGTGGTCGCCACCGGCGGCGGCATCCTCATCCTGCTGGGCCTGTGCCCGGTGGCCGCGTCGGTGATCGCGCTGGTGCCGCTGCCGGTGCTCGGCGGCGCGGGCATCGTGCTCTTCGGGTCGGTCGCGGCCAGCGGCATCCAGACGCTGGCCACGGCGGCCCTGGAGCAGGGCGAGAACGCCCTGATCGTCGCCGCCGCCCTCGGCATCGGGTTGATCCCGATCGCCGCGCCGACCTTCTACGACGCCTTCCCGGAGAACGTCCGGGTGGTGCTCGACTCCGGCATCTCCACCGGCTGTGTGGTCGCGATCGTACTCAACCTGGCCTTCAACCACCTTGGCCGGAAGGCGAGTTCGGAGGAATCCGCCGTGCTCGTGGAACCCGTGGTGGCCGCGCACTGA
- a CDS encoding chitosanase, with amino-acid sequence MLTPHHSALARRLRITASAVLGAAVIAVPAATATAATSHNAPMAAAATGLDDPAKKEIAMELVSSAENSSLNWKAQYKYIEDIGDGRGYTAGIIGFCSGTGDMLDLVELYADREPGNVLQKYLPALRKVNGSDSHAGLDPNFTKDWKTASSETAFKNAQNDERDRVYFDPAVKQGKADGVGTLGQFMYYDAIVMHGDGTDPTSFSSIRKKALAKAKPPSQGGDETKYLGAFLDARVWAMKQEEAHSDTSRVDTEQRVFLKKGNLNLNTPLDWKVYGDPYHIG; translated from the coding sequence GTGCTCACCCCCCACCACAGCGCCCTCGCACGTCGTCTCAGGATCACCGCGTCCGCCGTGCTCGGCGCCGCCGTGATCGCCGTACCCGCGGCCACGGCCACCGCCGCGACCAGCCACAATGCCCCCATGGCAGCAGCGGCGACCGGGCTCGACGACCCGGCCAAGAAGGAAATAGCGATGGAGCTCGTCTCCAGCGCGGAGAACTCCTCACTGAACTGGAAGGCCCAGTACAAGTACATCGAGGACATCGGCGACGGCCGGGGCTACACCGCCGGCATCATCGGGTTCTGTTCCGGCACCGGCGACATGCTCGACCTCGTCGAGCTCTACGCCGACCGCGAGCCGGGGAACGTGCTCCAGAAGTACCTGCCCGCGCTGCGCAAGGTGAACGGGAGCGACTCGCACGCCGGGCTCGACCCCAACTTCACCAAGGACTGGAAGACGGCCTCTTCGGAGACCGCCTTCAAGAACGCCCAGAACGACGAGCGGGACCGGGTCTACTTCGACCCGGCCGTCAAGCAGGGCAAGGCCGACGGAGTGGGCACGCTCGGGCAGTTCATGTACTACGACGCCATCGTCATGCACGGCGACGGCACCGACCCCACCAGCTTCAGCAGCATCCGCAAGAAGGCGCTGGCCAAGGCGAAGCCGCCGTCCCAGGGCGGCGACGAGACGAAATACCTGGGCGCCTTCCTCGACGCCCGCGTCTGGGCGATGAAGCAGGAGGAGGCGCACAGCGACACCAGCCGCGTCGACACCGAGCAGCGGGTGTTCCTGAAGAAGGGCAACCTCAACCTGAACACCCCGCTGGACTGGAAGGTCTACGGCGACCCGTACCACATCGGCTGA